One segment of Apus apus isolate bApuApu2 chromosome 1, bApuApu2.pri.cur, whole genome shotgun sequence DNA contains the following:
- the ZNF697 gene encoding zinc finger protein 697: MDGEKELEMCEVTGRDLLTYVSKDGAANIGNEGDSPLADDPENVKQCKTLLEAMEEDVFQRCSTACESQSMSEMHQRDLLEERQDDSIHLEKAPEGPCIFLHPEDAVGDAHPGYRECEENVGHTSDLQQWEASQAEKLHKCPKCKKGFKWCADLIKHQRTHTGEKPFVCSECGENFRVSSHLISHRRMHTGERPYSCLKCCKRFSRSSHLRNHLRAHSGERPFECLQCGKRFSDSSTLTQHQRTHTGEKPYVCSQCGKCFKQSAHVNKHQRVHTGEKPFRCAECGKCFQSQAHLKRHRELHLK, translated from the exons ATGGACGgagagaaggagctggagaTGTGCGAGGTCACAGGAAGGGATCTCCTCACCTACGTCTCCAAAG ATGGTGCGGCCAATATTGGGAATGAAGGTGACAGTCCTCTGGCAGATGATCCCGAGAATGTGAAACAATGTAAGACGTTACTAGAGGCAATGGAAGAGGATGTTTTCCAGAGGTGTAGCACGGCCTGTGAGAGCCAGTCCATGTCAGAAATGCACCAGAGGGACCTCCTCGAGGAGAGGCAGGATGATAGCATCCATCTCGAAAAGGCCCCTGAGGGGCCCTGCATCTTTCTCCACCcagaagatgctgtgggagatgcaCACCCTGGATACCGTGAGTGTGAGGAAAACGTTGGTCACACATCAGATCTTCAGCAGTGGGAGGCATCCCAGGCAGAGAAGCTCCACAAATGTCCCAAATGTAAGAAAGGCTTCAAGTGGTGCGCtgatttaattaaacaccagAGAACTCACACAGGTGAGAAGCCCTTCGTATGCAGTGAGTGTGGGGAAAACTTCAGGGTGAGCTCCCACCTTATCTCCCACAGGAGAATGCACACAGGAGAAAGGCCCTACTCTTGTCTCAAATGTTGCAAAAGATTCAGCCGAAGCTCCCACCTTAGGAATCACCTGAGAGCCCACAGTGGCGAGAGGCCCTTTGAATGTCTGCAGTGTGGAAAGCGCTTCAGTGATTCCTCAACACTCACCCAGCACCAGCGAACCCACACAGGTGAGAAGCCCTACGTCTGTTCCCAGTGTGGGAAGTGCTTCAAACAGAGCGCCCACGTCAACAAACACCAGCGAGTCCACACAGGAGAAAAACCCTTTAGGTGTGCCGAGTGCGGGAAGTGCTTCCAAAGCCAGGCACACCTCAAGCGGCACCGTGAGCTTCACCTGAAGTAG